The DNA sequence GACGGTGTAGTCGACGACGTCGGGGTTGGAGTGGTCGAGCGTGATCAGCCCGCCGTGTCCCTCGAATGTCACGAAGTCGCGGCCGCGCGTCCGGAACCAGGACCGGTCGCCGCCCTCCTGCGCCTCTCGGAACCGGTCGAACTCGGTTCCGACGTGGTTGAACACCCCGTCGAGAAGAATCCGCAACCCGCGGGCGCGACACTCCGCCACCAGGTGGTCGAAGTCGTCGTCGGTGCCCAGCCTCGGGTCGATGCGATGGTGGTCGGAGGTGTCATAGCCGTGGGTGCGCGACGCGAACACCGGCCCCAGCGCCAACCCGGAGGCTCCGAGTTCGACGGTGTAGTCCAGCCAGTCGACGATTCTGCGTAACCGGTGTTCCTCCGCCGCGGGCGGCGGGTCGGCCGGGTAGGCCCCCACGAATCCCAACGGGTAGATCTGCCACCAGATCGCGTGCTGCACCCAGTCCGGCTCGGTCATCGGGCGAATGCTTTCGCGTACAACGCCTTCATCTCCTCGGTCAGTTCGTCCGCGGGCCCGTCGGCCCAGATGCCGGGGGCGACGGTCGCGATGGGCAGCCCCGCGACCGGCGGCGGGGGCGCGCCCCACTCCTGCAGCCACGCGGTCAGTTGCGCCGCCGAGGCGGCGTAGACGATGCGCCCCAACCCCACCCAGGCGTGCGCCGCCGAGCACATCGGGCAGTGCTCTCCCGAGGTGTACACCGTGGCGCGGGACCGCTGCTCCGTTCCCAGGTTGCGGACCGCCCAGCGCGCGATGGCGAACTCGGGGTGGCGGGTGTGATCACCGTCCTTGACCCGATTGTGGTCGGCGAACAACACGGTGCCGTCCTGGCCCACCAACTGCGAGCCGAACGGCTCGTCACCCTCGCCGAGCGCGACGCGGGCGAGCTCCACGCACCGGCGCAGGTGCGCGAGGTCGTCGTCGCTGATCGGCACAGGCCGGAGTCTACGCAGCTGCGGCCCGGCGGTTCAGTCGCAGGTCTCGAGTCGGCAGGCGCACGATGCCCTGACCGGCACGTCGGCGCGGGCCGCCGCCAACTGCAGCTGTCTGCCGATGATGACGGCCTCCTCGGCACGACCCAGGCGCGTCAGGCACTCGTGGTAGCCGTGCAGGCTCCACACATTGCCCGGATGCTGGCAGGGCCGGCTCAGCGTGGGATCCAGTCCCAGATCGGCGGCATAGACCGCCGCGGCCTCTTCCACCTGGCCCTGCTCGAGCAGCAATGCGCCATAGGCATGCCGGGTGGGCTGCATCCAGCCCCAGGGTTCGTCGTAGGGCAGCGTGTCGTCCAACTCGACAGCGCGCCGCAGGTGGATGAAGGCCTGGTCGAAACGACCTGCGCGATAGTCGATCTCCCCGTCGAGCATCGCGGCGGCGACAGCGAGGATGTCACGGCTGGTGTTGTTGAACAGGTAGCGGCTCTCCGGGATCCGGTCGTATGCCGCCGAGAACGCCTCGCGTTCCTGTTCGGCCTCGGAAAGTCGGCCGGTGGCGGCATACGCCACGCCCCGTCCGTAGTGGATGGTGGCTGCTGTGGTGCAGTACAGCCGCGGGTCCGCGGGCGAAGCGGTGGCGATCAGGTCCTCCCAGCGGCCGAACCGGACCAGGACGTGGATCCGCAACGGGACGAACGCCTCGAGCCAGTCGGCCATCGGCGGCGACTCGATGGCGAGCAACTCGGGGGTCAGCTGACCGGCGAGTTCGTCGGCAGCCTGCATCGCCACCGACGAGTTTCCCTCGAACATCGCCGAGTACACGATGAAGTGCAGGTTGTGCGCCCGGTACAACGAATAGAAGTTCAGCGGACCGGATCGTTCCACGAACCGGCGGTCGGCACGCACCGCCGCCAGGTTGGCCACCACCGAGTCCCGGTAATTGCCGCACAGCACGTCGATGTGACTGGGCATGTGGGCGAGATGTCCGGCATCGGGCACCAGCCCGCGCAGCAGATCGGCTGCGGGTAACGCCACCTCCGGGGTGGTGGACATCTCCATGGCGTGCAGGTACAGGTGCAGGATTCCCGGATGTGCCCGTCCGGCCACCGTGGCGAGTGCCGTGTCGAGGATCTGCTTGGCCTCGACGACCCGCGATCCGGGGGCCGGTTCACCGGTGCGACTGTCCCACAACGCCCAGGCGGTCACGTTCATCAGCGCATCGGCGGTCAGTGCCGCCACATCGACGTCGTCGGGGTAGCTCTGCGCCACCTGCGTCATCGCGTCGGCGTAGGCCCGGTGCCCGGCCAGCAGGGCGTCCTCGTCGTCGGGGTCATCGGCGACGAAGCGCAGCGCCAGCGCGGCGATCAGGGCCCGCTCGCAGGCCGAGGCCCGTCCTTGCGAGGCCTGTGCGAGCTCGGCACGGGCACGGCTCAACGACTGGGCCAGGTCGACCGGATCGAAGGCGTCCCAACCCTTGTTGTAGTTCGGCCCGACTGCGTACGCGATACCCCACCGGGCGATCGCCAGGTCCTCGTCGAACTCGAGGGCCCGCTCGAAGCAGAGGATCGCCTCGTCGTGGTTGAAGGCGTAGCACCACACCATGCCGCGGTCGAACCAGCGCTGCGCCTCGGGGGCGGACGTGTCAGTTCGACGATGGTAGGAGCCGAGATCGTAGTAGTCCCCGCTGCCTGCCGCGCTGAGACCAGAGGTCATATCGGGCACGATAATTCACCCGCGCCGCGGTGGCCACCACTGCGAGCAGGCATCCGGCGCCGGCCCAGGCGGCCAGGGTCAGCAACGGCGCCTGGGCACCGTTACCGCCGAAGTAGGACACGCTGCGCAACAACGAGACTCCCGACCCTTGCGGCACCACCGTGGTGAAGGTGGAGTAGAAGCCGGACAACAGCGGACGACCGACGGGTCCGGCGGCTGCCGCGTTGCCGACGACGACCAGGAAGAGCCCCAGCACGATCGACGCGGCTGTACCGAATGCGGCTGCCACGCCGGTGACCGCGCCGCCGACGGCCATCGCGTAGAGCCACAGCACGCCGAACACCTGGCCGGGGTGGCCGGTGAGCGCACCGAGGACCGGACCCACGTACAGCGTGACCACGCCGGCCAGGACGGCGGAGAACCCCGCCAGCGAAACCGTGCGCAGCGCCAGCGTGGCCGGCGTGCGGACGCTGCCCATCAGGCGCCCCAGCAGGGCCGCCCCGAGCGAGGCGCCGATGGAGATGAAGATGACCGCGTAGAACTCGACCGTTCCGGAGGGGTCGGCGGACGAGGTGGGGGCGACGTCCTCGACGACCGCGGGTAGTCCGGCCTGCCCGGCGGTGGTGCGTCCGATTTTCTCGGCAGCGGCCGCGACGCTGCGGCCGCCGCCGCCGGCCACATAGATCGACAGGCCTCCTTCGGGGGTCACCGCGAACGCAGCGTCGACGCGGCGCTGATAGACCTGCGCACGGGCCACTTCGGCGTCGGCGACCTGCGTGATCTGCAGACCCGGCTCCGCCCGTAGTCCGTCGATCAGAGGTTCGGGAGCCGAGACCGCGACAGACATGTGGTGCAGCACCGGGTTGGCGAAGGCGCCCGCGTAACTGGCGACCATCGCGACGACGAACAGGGTCAGACCGGCCAGCGCGAGCGCGGTGGTCCGCAGCGCGGAGCGGTCGCGGAATGCGGGGGAGTGCCCGGGGTCTTCGGGGCGGTGGTGTCTACCCATGATGAGGTCCTTTCTGTGGTGTCGACTGGCCCAGCAGCGCGTCGACCGTGTCCAGCGCCGCATTGACGCGGCCGGCGAGATCGGTGGCGTCCGGGTCCTCCATCCAGGACCGCAGCACTTCCATGAAGCCGCCGACGAGAAACCGGGCGACCGACTCGGGTGCCGGCGGGGCGCCCACGGCCCCGGCCGTGGAAAGCCTCGCGGTGCCGGTGGCGGCGATCTGCTGGCAGGCCGGCAACAGCGCCTCGCGAAAGGTGTTGACCACATGCCGGGTCACCGTGCTGGGCACGACGTTGCGGTACATCGCGTGGTGTTCGGCGGCGAAGTCGAACACGCGCAGGATCTGGGCCCGCGGCTCGGAGCCGGGGTCCTGCGCGACCGCCTCGGTGAACGCGTGCGTGATCGCCGCCGCCACCGCGTCGTCGCGATCGCGGAAGTGCCGGTAGAAGACCTGCCGACTCACGTCGGCGCGGGTCACCAGGTCACCGACGGTGATGTGGTCGACGGGCCGCTCCTGTGCCAACGCGAACGCCGCTACGCGCAGACGGTTTCGGACGCGTTCGGCGCGGGGGTCGACGCTGTGGCTGCGAAGGGGCACGTGCCCACGCTAGGCGGTTTCGTAGACAGTTGTCCACGAAGTTGCGGGTGATGTCTGCCGGTCGGGCGATGCCCTGTGACCGGGGTCGCCGTCAGCGCCCTGCGACCGCCGTCGCCGTGAGTGCCGCGCCGCGGCGGTCGGCGTCGGTGCCGTGCCGCGGCGGTCGCCGTCAGTGTCCGGCGACGATGTCCGCCTCGTCGGGATGGGTGACCGGGGTCTTGGCGCCGGGGACGACCGAGAACACCAGGCAGACCAAGCCGAACAGCAGATAGCCGAGCGCCACCTGCGGACTGGCCGCCCACGACACCTCGGCGGCGTGAATCAGACCGATGAACGACAGCGCCGCTCCCACCAGTGCCGCGACCGC is a window from the Mycolicibacterium poriferae genome containing:
- a CDS encoding TetR/AcrR family transcriptional regulator → MPLRSHSVDPRAERVRNRLRVAAFALAQERPVDHITVGDLVTRADVSRQVFYRHFRDRDDAVAAAITHAFTEAVAQDPGSEPRAQILRVFDFAAEHHAMYRNVVPSTVTRHVVNTFREALLPACQQIAATGTARLSTAGAVGAPPAPESVARFLVGGFMEVLRSWMEDPDATDLAGRVNAALDTVDALLGQSTPQKGPHHG
- a CDS encoding nucleoside deaminase — translated: MPISDDDLAHLRRCVELARVALGEGDEPFGSQLVGQDGTVLFADHNRVKDGDHTRHPEFAIARWAVRNLGTEQRSRATVYTSGEHCPMCSAAHAWVGLGRIVYAASAAQLTAWLQEWGAPPPPVAGLPIATVAPGIWADGPADELTEEMKALYAKAFAR